From a single Stomoxys calcitrans chromosome 4, idStoCalc2.1, whole genome shotgun sequence genomic region:
- the LOC106091353 gene encoding mitochondrial inner membrane protease subunit 1, with the protein MKFISHLKDIMKYSIQYMCVTHCFFEYVGDFVVCNGPSMEPTLHSNNILLTERITTRFHKPNRGDIIIAVSPTNPEQYICKRVIGLPGDKVIADNLPQNEESEALNKSSADKYTPTFNGDYVPKGFVWIEGDNQSNSADSRYYGPIPLGLVRSRAICRIWPLSEAKVL; encoded by the exons atgaaatttatttcaCATTTGAAAGATATTATGAAGTACAGCATACAATACATGTGTGTTACCCATTGCTTTTTCGAATATGTTGGCGATTTTGTTGTG TGCAATGGTCCATCGATGGAACCCACACTACACTCAAATAATATACTGCTGACAGAGCGAATTACCACACGGTTCCATAAACCCAATCGTGGTGACATTAttatagctgtatctcctacaAATCCAGagcaatatatatgtaaacgggTTATAGGCCTGCCTGGTGATAAGGTCATAGCCGACAATCTACCTCAGAATGAAGAGAGTGAAGCACTTAACAAGTCATCTGCCGATAAATATACACCTACCTTCAATGGTGACTACGTTCCAAAGGGATTCGTATGGATTGAGGGTGACAATCAGTCCAATAGTGCAGATTCCCGTTACTATGGTCCTATACCATTAGGTCTTGTAAGAAGTAGAGCAATTTGTAGAATATGGCCTTTGAGTGAGGCAAAAGTTTTATGA
- the LOC106091357 gene encoding uncharacterized protein LOC106091357 isoform X3, translating to MAKKLIEAGEIHIMDISKNVDNFGHIRNHLGKLKRLQKNKEKANKTCRIVMTKNQAFNFYKTNFQAVNNPMKVKKTKSVKISVTRKTGLDFHLYEILHDNKTGDDNPLIFAPYTWDGREIIWTNENNRRRVNDIKLWSFILTQYEKQMKYSSIYLNAKVKKYFLKILRFKLNVNFPEIDVGAIPIMKCINSMLMEALRIYRIFEGNCTIKYFVISDHK from the exons atggcaaaaaaattaattgaggcTGGTGAAATACATATCATGGACATTAGTAAAAATGTGGACAATTTCGGTCATATTAGAAACCATTTGGGAAAATTGAAACGACTgcagaaaaataaagaaaaagctAATAAAACTTGTAGAATTGTCATGACCAAAAACCAagcttttaatttttacaaaacaaattttcaagctGTGAATAATCCTATGAAAGTGAAGAAAACTAAATCGGTGAAAATAAGTGTAACAAGGAAAACCGGACTCGATTTTCATCTTTACGAAATACTCCATGATAATAAAACGGGAGATGATAATCCATTAATTTTTGCTCCCTATACTTGGGATGGAAGGGAAATAATTTGGACAAATGAAA ATAATAGACGCAGAGTAAATGACATCAAACTTTGGAGTTTTATACTCACACAATATGAGAAACAAATGAAATATTCTTCAATTTACCTAAATGCCAAAGTGAAGAAGTATTTCCTTAAGATTCTACGTTTTAAATTGAATGTAAACTTTCCGGAAATTGACGTTGGCGCCATACCAATAATGAAATGCATTAACAGTATGCTAATGGAAGCTTTACGAATCTATCGAATATTTGAAG
- the LOC106091357 gene encoding uncharacterized protein LOC106091357 isoform X2 yields the protein MAKKLIEAGEIHIMDISKNVDNFGHIRNHLGKLKRLQKNKEKANKTCRIVMTKNQAFNFYKTNFQAVNNPMKVKKTKSVKISVTRKTGLDFHLYEILHDNKTGDDNPLIFAPYTWDGREIIWTNENNRRRVNDIKLWSFILTQYEKQMKYSSIYLNAKVKKYFLKILRFKLNVNFPEIDVGAIPIMKCINSMLMEALRIYRIFEEPGWDSNRDVQEPE from the exons atggcaaaaaaattaattgaggcTGGTGAAATACATATCATGGACATTAGTAAAAATGTGGACAATTTCGGTCATATTAGAAACCATTTGGGAAAATTGAAACGACTgcagaaaaataaagaaaaagctAATAAAACTTGTAGAATTGTCATGACCAAAAACCAagcttttaatttttacaaaacaaattttcaagctGTGAATAATCCTATGAAAGTGAAGAAAACTAAATCGGTGAAAATAAGTGTAACAAGGAAAACCGGACTCGATTTTCATCTTTACGAAATACTCCATGATAATAAAACGGGAGATGATAATCCATTAATTTTTGCTCCCTATACTTGGGATGGAAGGGAAATAATTTGGACAAATGAAA ATAATAGACGCAGAGTAAATGACATCAAACTTTGGAGTTTTATACTCACACAATATGAGAAACAAATGAAATATTCTTCAATTTACCTAAATGCCAAAGTGAAGAAGTATTTCCTTAAGATTCTACGTTTTAAATTGAATGTAAACTTTCCGGAAATTGACGTTGGCGCCATACCAATAATGAAATGCATTAACAGTATGCTAATGGAAGCTTTACGAATCTATCGAATATTTGAAG
- the LOC106091357 gene encoding uncharacterized protein LOC106091357 isoform X1 — MAKKLIEAGEIHIMDISKNVDNFGHIRNHLGKLKRLQKNKEKANKTCRIVMTKNQAFNFYKTNFQAVNNPMKVKKTKSVKISVTRKTGLDFHLYEILHDNKTGDDNPLIFAPYTWDGREIIWTNENNRRRVNDIKLWSFILTQYEKQMKYSSIYLNAKVKKYFLKILRFKLNVNFPEIDVGAIPIMKCINSMLMEALRIYRIFEGREEEISLWYYKFFKRIFPNEFQN; from the exons atggcaaaaaaattaattgaggcTGGTGAAATACATATCATGGACATTAGTAAAAATGTGGACAATTTCGGTCATATTAGAAACCATTTGGGAAAATTGAAACGACTgcagaaaaataaagaaaaagctAATAAAACTTGTAGAATTGTCATGACCAAAAACCAagcttttaatttttacaaaacaaattttcaagctGTGAATAATCCTATGAAAGTGAAGAAAACTAAATCGGTGAAAATAAGTGTAACAAGGAAAACCGGACTCGATTTTCATCTTTACGAAATACTCCATGATAATAAAACGGGAGATGATAATCCATTAATTTTTGCTCCCTATACTTGGGATGGAAGGGAAATAATTTGGACAAATGAAA ATAATAGACGCAGAGTAAATGACATCAAACTTTGGAGTTTTATACTCACACAATATGAGAAACAAATGAAATATTCTTCAATTTACCTAAATGCCAAAGTGAAGAAGTATTTCCTTAAGATTCTACGTTTTAAATTGAATGTAAACTTTCCGGAAATTGACGTTGGCGCCATACCAATAATGAAATGCATTAACAGTATGCTAATGGAAGCTTTACGAATCTATCGAATATTTGAAGGTAGGGAAGAAGAAATCTCTTTGTGGTATTAtaagttttttaaaagaatattCCCAAATGAATTTCAAAACTGA